In one Siniperca chuatsi isolate FFG_IHB_CAS linkage group LG14, ASM2008510v1, whole genome shotgun sequence genomic region, the following are encoded:
- the znf346 gene encoding zinc finger protein 346 isoform X3, whose translation MWLQNDCESVPLPVDKWRLREASLVNKMIKEHSDLFSDSQCKVCSAVLISESQKLTHYQSKKHGNKVRRYLSMQNEKEPALKKLKSSSSDSDCNNGDTDRSKVCHVCNMTFSSPVVAESHYQGKVHAKNLRLKAVGPQTPAVASQTPPTAQPKKKAADDSSSVPATDNNDNPDRFCSICQASFNNPLMAQQHYVGKKHRKQMTKLKLMETYGPSTAPASTLKGYPCTICNIELNSVEQYQSHISGAKHKNQVKKSGLNTAENQDAAEQSYGGDNQYTAPDDQYTAPDDQYSAPDDQYTAPDDQFAPGDDQFGTADADEHYTAGGNQYAPEDTEYSEEYQFT comes from the exons TAAATAAGATGATAAAGGAGCACAGCGACCTGTTTTCTGACTCCCAGTGTAAAGTCTGCAGTGCTGTCCTAATTTCCGAGTCTCAGAAGTTGACTCATTATCAG AGCAAGAAACATGGCAACAAAGTGCGCCGTTATCTTTCCATGCAGAATGAGAAGGAGCCAGCGCTTAAAAAGTTGAAGTCGTCATCATCTGACAGT GACTGTAACAACGGAGACACTGACCGGTCCAAGGTGTGTCATGTTTGTAACATGACCTTCTCTTCTCCTGTGGTGGCCGAGTCTCACTACCAGGGCAAAGTTCACGCCAAGAACCTGAGGCTGAAAGCCGTTGGTCCCCAGACCCCAG cAGTAGCCTCCCAAACACCACCAACCGCTCAGCCGAAGAAGAAAGCTGCAGATGATTCGAGCAGTGTGCCGGCGACGGACAACAACGACAACCCGGACCGCTTCTGCTCCATCTGCCAGGCCTCCTTCAACAACCCGCTCATGGCCCAGCAGCACTACGTGGGCAAGAAACATAGAAAACAGATGACCAAGCTGAAACTGATGGAGACGTACGGCCCCTCCACAGCACCAG CTTCCACACTAAAGGGCTACCCATGCACCATCTGCAACATTGAACTAAACTCTGTGGAACAGTACCAGTCTCATATCAGTGGTGCCAAGCATAAGAACCA agtgAAGAAATCGGGCCTGAACACTGCAGAGAACCAAGACGCAGCAGAACAATCGTATGGGGGCGACAACCAGTACACTGCCCCAGACGACCAGTACACTGCCCCAGATGACCAGTACTCTGCCCCAGACGACCAGTACACTGCCCCAGATGACCAGTTTGCCCCTGGTGACGACCAGTTTGGCACTGCAGATGCAGATGAGCACTACACAGCCGGAGGTAACCAGTACGCTCCAGAGGACACGGAGTACTCAGAGGAGTACCAGTTCACTTGA